From Penicillium digitatum chromosome 5, complete sequence, one genomic window encodes:
- a CDS encoding Six-hairpin glycosidase-like, with translation MTTSSNRDHFFQTSASLDEQERKDAKSQNTNGNPIRLQGKILAAHPDPWNTGSIYVAQSTGTVRRIILATGETARAFTGPVSPITSLCLSPDGKLLFAGCWDKAIWSWDTTTGQPRQKYEGHADFVRSVTSARLQGYDLLISGGADAQVLVFNIASGERLETFKGHSRGIQDLALDPESETDKPIVFSAGSDREIRQFSIFGGGSTTDPLLPHDTSVYKLFFDNDGDLWTASADKTAKCLVRQDEWKANLTLEHPDFVRDIVVYETGGWVVTACRDEEVRVWNRSTGALHHTFSGHFEEVTGLVLVGSTIVSVGIDATIRQWSLQPDELQQAVELAKRSTEEEKEEEEEKPAESILTAEEEADHDAQGRSPASSTFASTSPRLKWRWQLYSSRHAPARSNPLKPAPTDFVTRGVVSELGYLGISPTSRSIENPITMAASINHSHPRHEVPDTSPKMVNRLQQSKSPYVRAHMNNPVAWQVWDAEAMELAKKHNRLIFLSIGYSACHWCHVMEKESFMSSEVASILNESFVPIKVDREERPDIDDIYMNYVQATTGSGGWPLNVFLTPDLEPVFGGTYWQGPNSTTFTGPEAIGFVEILEKLRDVWQTQQQRCLDSAKEITKQLREFAEEGTHSQQGDRDDDNDEDMDIELLEEAYQHFASRYDSVNGGFGRAPKFPTPSNLSFLLRLGAYPTQVMDVVGHDECEQATAMAVTTLVNMARGGIRDHIGHGFARYSVTTDWGLPHFEKMLYDQAQLLDVYVDAFRLTHDPELLGAVYDLAAYLTSAPIQSPTGGFFSSEDADSYPHPNDTEKREGAFYVWSLKELTSVLGPRDAPVCAKHWGVLPDGNVPPEYDPHDEFMNQNVLSIRATPSKLAKDFGLSEEEVVKIIKSSKQKLHDYRERSRGRPDLDDKIIVAWNGLAIGALAKCSVLFEEIESSKAVYCREAAARAISFIKDKLFDKTTGQLWRIYRGGNRGDTPGFADDYAYLASGLLDMYDATYDDSYLQFAERLQKYLNEYFLAQSGSTATGYYSTPSVITPGMPGPLLRLKTGTESATPSVNGVIARNLLRLSALLEDESYRTLARQTCNTFAVEIIQHPFLFVGMLDVIVGLQIGTRTVTGVFSTANISSIPNPRGDTLPSRNDEPVSALDLIRQRVRAEAGVAVSSSIVVTSIVDIRPSHLKDFVRNQSFWLKSRNALFQDLKAAEPTKNYLMVCEAGRCQIIDI, from the exons ATGACGACATCTTCAAACCGAGATCATTTCTTTCAGACATC CGCATCTTTGGATGAGCAGGAGCGCAAGGATGCCAAGTCCCAGAACACCAATGGTAATCCTATTCGACTACAGGGCAAGATCCTGGCAGCTCATCCAGACCCCTGGAATACTGGCTCGATTTATGTTGCGCAAAGTACTGGTACTGTGAGAAGGATCATCCTTGCC ACAGGAGAAACAGCTAGGGCTTTTACAGGCCCTGTGTCACCCATTACTAGCCTTTGTTTGAGTCCTGATGGCAAGCTCCTGTTTGCTGGGTGCTGGGACAAAGCTATCTGGAGCTGGGACACGACCACGGGCCAGCCACGCCAGAAGTATGAAGGCCATGCCGACTTCGTTCGATCAGTCACCAGCGCAAGACTGCAGGGATATGACCTGCTCATCTCCGGCGGTGCTGATGCACAAGTCTTGGTATTCAATATCGCAAGTGGTGAGCGGTTAGAGACCTTCAAGGGCCACTCTCGCGGCATCCAGGACCTTGCCCTTGACCCGGAATCGGAGACCGACAAACCGATCGTCTTCAGTGCAGGAAGTGATCGGGAAATTCGCCAATTCAGTATCTTTGGCGGGGGTAGTACCACTGACCCTCTCCTTCCACATGACACCAGTGTCTACAAGCTTTTTTTTGATAATGACGGTGATCTCTGGACTGCTTCGGCCGACAAGACTGCCAAATGCTTGGTTCGACAGGATGAATGGAAGGCGAATCTGACCCTAGAGCATCCCGACTTTGTCCGGGATATTGTCGTCTATGAAACGGGAGGGTGGGTTGTGACTGCCTGTCGGGACGAGGAAGTTAGAGTGTGGAACCGATCG ACCGGAGCACTCCATCACACTTTCTCTGGCCACTTCGAAGAGGTCACTGGGCTTGTGCTTGTTGGGTCAACCATTGTCAGCGTAGGAATTGATGCGACGATTCGCCAATGGTCCCTTCAACCCGATGAGCTTCAGCAGGCAGTGGAACTTGCGAAAAGGTCCacagaagaggagaaggaggaggaggaggaaaagCCAGCCGAATCAATACTAACGGCGGAGGAAGAGGCGGA CCATGACGCACAGGGCCGATCTCCCGCGAGCTCGACCTTCGCCTCGACTTCCCCCCGCCTAAAATGGCGCTGGCAACTTTATTCTTCAAGACACGCTCCAGCCCGCTCTAACCCTCTCAAACCCGCTCCAACCG ACTTTGTCACACGTGGTGTAGTTTCTGAGCTTGGGTACCTAGGCATT TCTCCGACCAGCAGAAGTATTGAAAATCCAATCACAATGGCCGCCTCAATCAACCACTCACACCCGCGTCATGAAGTACCTGACACAAGCCCCAAAATGGTCAATCGCTTGCAGCAAAGCAAATCACCTTAT GTCCGGGCACATATGAACAACCCGGTAGCATGGCAAGTTTGGGATGCAGAAGCTATGGAGCTTGCTAAGAAGCACAATCGTTTAATCTTTCTCAGTATCGGTTACTCCGCATGTCATT GGTGCCATGTCATGGAAAAAGAATCGTTCATGTCATCAGAGGTGGCCTCGATTCTAAATGAATCCTTCGTCCCCATCAAGGTTGATCGCGAAGAGCGACCAGACATCGACGACATCTACATGAATTATGTCCAGGCCACGACGGGTTCTGGTGGCTGGCCCTTGAACGTGTTCTTGACTCCTGACCTCGAGCCTGTGTTTGGTGGCACGTACTGGCAAGGCCCAAATTCAACCACATTCACCGGTCCCGAAGCAATCGGATTTGTGGAGATTCTAGAAAAACTTAGAGATGTGTGGCAGACACAACAGCAACGCTGTCTCGACAGCGCCAAAGAAATCACCAAACAATTGAGAGAGTTTGCCGAGGAAGGGACGCACTCGCAGCAAGGCGATCGCgatgatgataatgatgAGGATATGGATATTGAGCTTCTGGAAGAAGCATATCAGCATTTTGCATCACGATATGACTCGGTCAATGGCGGGTTTGGCCGTGCCCCCAAATTTCCTACACCGTCCAATCTTAGCTTCTTACTCCGGCTCGGTGCCTACCCGACCCAGGTCATGGATGTTGTAGGACATGATGAATGTGAACAAGCAACCGCGATGGCCGTCACAACACTAGTGAATATGGCTCGTGGTGGTATTCGGGACCACATCGGGCACGGATTCGCACGGTATAGCGTGACGACAGATTGGGGTCTCCCCCATTTCGAGAAGATGCTTTATGACCAGGCACAGCTATTGGATGTCTACGTGGATGCTTTCCGGCTCACCCATGACCCCGAACTTCTGGGCGCTGTCTATGATCTGGCTGCTTACTTGACGAGCGCCCCGATACAGTCGCCCACCGGAGGGTTCTTTTCTTCAGAAGATGCCGACAGTTACCCTCATCCAAATGACACCGAAAAGCGGGAGGGCGCCTTCTATGTCTGGTCGCTGAAGGAACTCACTTCAGTCCTCGGCCCTCGGGATGCTCCAGTTTGCGCCAAACACTGGGGTGTTCTCCCCGACGGCAACGTTCCACCCGAGTACGACCCGCATGATGAGTTCATGAACCAAAACGTGTTGTCCATCCGTGCCACGCCCAGCAAACTCGCCAAAGACTTCGGTCTTAGCGAGGAGGAAGTGGTGAAGATCATCAAGTCGTCGAAGCAGAAGTTGCACGATTACCGCGAACGATCCCGCGGGCGTCCGGACCTGGATGACAAAATTATCGTTGCCTGGAATGGATTGGCGATCGGTGCGCTTGCCAAGTGTAGTGTTTTGttcgaggagatcgagagcTCCAAGGCGGTGTACTGTCGTGAAGCGGCAGCACGGGCAATTAGCTTCATTAAGGACAAACTTTTTGACAAGACCACAGGACAGCTATGGCGTATTTACCGCGGTGGAAATCGTGGAGACACCCCGGGGTTTGCCGACGACTACGCATACTTGGCTAGCGGGCTACTCGACATGTATGACGCTACCTACGATGACAGCTATCTTCAATTTGCCGAGCGACTGCAAA AGTACCTCAATGAATACTTTTTGGCACAGAGTGGCTCTACCGCCACCGGGTACTACAGTACACCTTCCGTCATCACCCCCGGCATGCCTGGACCGCTCCTGCGTCTGAAGACAGGCACCGAGTCGGCAACACCTTCGGTAAACGGAGTCATTGCGCGTAATCTACTGCGTCTATCCGCTCTGCTCGAGGATGAGAGTTACCGGACCTTGGCCCGGCAGACGTGCAACACTTTCGCGGTGGAGATCATCCAGCATCCTTTCCTGTTCGTAGGAATGCTGGATGTGATTGTGGGCCTCCAGATTGGTACTCGCACAGTGACGGGTGTCTTCTCCACCGCTAATATCTCCTCGATCCCTAATCCACGTGGCGACACTCTCCCCAGTCGGAACGATGAGCCTGTATCGGCACTCGACCTAATCCGGCAACGAGTCCGGGCCGAGGCCGGCGTGGCTGTGTCCTCGTCTATCGTGGTCACTTCCATTGTCGACATTCGCCCCTCACATTTGAAAGACTTTGTGAGAAATCAGTCCTTCTGGCTCAAGTCCCGAAATGCACTTTTTCAAGATTTAAAGGCCGCCGAGCCAACCAAGAACTACTTGATGGTTTGTGAGGCTGGGCGATGCCAAATTATTGATATCTAG
- a CDS encoding DFDF motif, with the protein MEMNHLIGQRFNLISKSDIRYVGTLHEINPEASTIALENVMSFGSEGRRGNPAEEVPPSTGVYEYIVFRGSDVKDISIAGEDQKDPVPQEVPRVPEDPAILGGVQRPAPPQGPDSGPAPQNLPPQGPSHGPPQLPQGAGPNPPGYPPQHQFQQGYYPSYGQRFGPPPPFPPGPGFPPYGTPPGWYPPPGHGFPPGPGQFQPPMPIGPGQQSVPQQPGPQQPAPQQPAPQQPAPQQPAPQQPAPQQPAPQQPAPQQPAPQQPAPQQPAPQQPAPQQPAPQQPAPQQPAPQQPAPQQPAPQQPAPQQPAPQQPAPQQPAPQQPGSQRSGPPDAVPAPKLTSELPVGDKLPNKSTSHNATPAAQNAPTPPIESKPTVAEALQGSVSSAPPTAAPQKNGRVMPAIPIAAPKAAPPIAHIPTASRGNNQSITDATAAATAAVAAAMAKLPQPGAQKQSGQPEGAVDALTQQMNHMRPYDNNRAPRGGHHHPRGGRGGARPQQQPKKIEVPQSDYDFQTANAKFNKQDLVKEAIATGVPVAEAETHAAEEAESMEPMSNGGGASSNHGYNRGSSFFDNISSEARDREENAGRVGGREWRGEEEKRNMETFGQGSVDGYRPNYRGRGRGRGFGRGRGGYSRGYGRGRGGGRVPPESTGVPSQG; encoded by the exons ATGGAGATGAATCACCTCATAGG TCAGCGTTTCAACCTGATCTCGAAAAGTGACATTCG CTATGTCGGCACTCTTCACGAAATCAACCCCGAAGCCTCCACAATAGCTCTTGAGAATGTCATGTCATTCGGCTCAGAAGGACGCCGTGGCAACCCCGCTGAGGAAGTGCCCCCATCCACCGGTGTCTACGAGTACATTGTCTTTCGAGGCAGTGATGTGAAGGACATCAGCATAGCTGGAGAGGACCAAAAGGATCCCGTACCGCAAGAAGTACCTCGGGTACCAGAAGATCCTGCCATCCTCGGG GGCGTTCAACGACCGGCTCCTCCTCAAGGGCCTGACTCGGGACCTGCTCCACAGAATCTTCCTCCTCAAGGCCCCTCACATGGCCCCCCCCAGCTTCCCCAGGGAGCTGGCCCAAATCCTCCTGGTTACCCCCCGCAGCACCAATTCCAGCAAGGTTACTACCCTTCCTACGGACAGCGATTTGGACCACCTCCTCCATTCCCTCCCGGTCCCGGTTTCCCGCCATACGGTACTCCGCCCGGATGGTATCCCCCTCCAGGCCATGGATTCCCCCCTGGTCCAGGTCAATTCCAACCTCCGATGCCCATTGGCCCTGGTCAGCAGTCTGTTCCTCAGCAACCTGGTCCacagcaacctgcacctcagcaacctgcacctcagcaacctgcacctcagcaacctgcacctcagcaacctgcacctcagcaacctgcacctcagcaacctgcacctcagcaacctgcacctcagcaacctgcacctcagcaacctgcacctcagcaacctgcacctcagcaacctgcacctcagcaacctgcacctcagcaacctgcacctcagcaacctgcacctcagcaacctgcacctcagcaacctgcacctcagcaacctgcacctcagcaacctgcacctcagcaacctgcacctcagcaacctggATCTCAGCGGTCGGGACCTCCTGATGCCGTCCCTGCGCCTAAGCTCACCTCCGAACTCCCGGTCGGGGACAAGCTTCCCAACAAATCCACGAGTCATAATGCAACACCGGCTGCTCAGAACGCCCCCACCCCTCCCATCGAATCCAAGCCTACTGTCGCTGAAGCTTTGCAAGGTTCTGTCAGTTCTGCTCCTCCGACTGCTGCCCCTCAGAAAAATGGCCGAGTCATGCCAGCTATCCCGATCGCTGCCCCAAAGGCTGCTCCTCCAATCGCTCACATTCCTACCGCCTCTCGGGGAAATAACCAGTCTATTACTGATGCCACTGCGGCTGCCACAGCTGCAGTTGCTGCCGCCATGGCCAAGTTGCCACAGCCTGGTGCTCAAAAGCAATCCGGACAGCCCGAGGGTGCCGTGGACGCGCTTACGCAGCAGATGAACCACATGCGTCCTTACGACAACAACCGTGCTCCCCGAGGCGGTCACCACCACCCTCGTGGTGGACGCGGCGGTGCTCGTCCTCAGCAGCAGCCCAAGAAAATTGAAGTCCCCCAATCCGATTACGATTTCCAAACTGCAAACGCCAAATTCAACAAGCAGGATCTGGTAAAGGAAGCCATTGCCACCGGAGTTCCTGTTGCAGAAGCTGAGACCCACGCAGCTGAAGAAGCGGAATCTATGGAACCCATGTCAAACGGTGGCGGCGCTTCGTCGAACCACGGCTATAACCGTGGTTCATCCTTCTTCGACAATATCTCGAGTGAGGCTCGCGATCGTGAGGAAAATGCCGGCCGTGTTGGTGGTCGTGAATGGCgcggcgaggaggaaaaacGCAATATGGAAACCTTTGGACAGGGTAGCGTTGATGGCTACCGCCCCAACTACCGCGGTCGTGGCCGTGGCCGCGGCTTTGGTCGTGGTCGAGGTGGTTACAGTCGTGGCTATGGCCGTGGCCGTGGCGGCGGCCGGGTCCCCCCAGAGTCCACTGGTGTCCCATCCCAGGGTTGA